A single region of the Acidobacteriota bacterium genome encodes:
- a CDS encoding DUF6152 family protein: MTRKEVNAMPTKVLMAATALTLAVGAAPAMAHHAFAAEFDADRPVKLTGKVTRMEWINPHAWIHMEVVKEDGSTEIWMVESGSPPSLFRRGFTKNSLLPGTEIVVDGFQAKDRSNKCAGRTVTYTNGERLFLGSSGTGAPRDSADPSEPSNP, translated from the coding sequence ATGACCCGGAAGGAGGTCAACGCCATGCCCACCAAGGTCCTCATGGCCGCAACCGCTCTCACTCTCGCCGTGGGCGCCGCGCCGGCGATGGCGCACCATGCCTTCGCGGCCGAGTTCGATGCCGACCGCCCGGTCAAGCTCACCGGCAAGGTGACCCGGATGGAGTGGATCAATCCCCACGCGTGGATCCACATGGAGGTCGTGAAGGAAGACGGTTCGACCGAGATCTGGATGGTCGAGAGCGGCAGTCCCCCAAGCCTGTTCCGCCGGGGCTTCACCAAGAACTCGCTGCTGCCGGGAACCGAGATCGTGGTCGACGGCTTCCAGGCCAAGGACCGCTCGAACAAGTGCGCCGGACGTACCGTGACCTACACCAACGGGGAGAGGCTGTTCCTGGGATCTTCCGGCACCGGCGCGCCGAGAGATTCGGCCGACCCGTCGGAGCCATCGAACCCATGA
- a CDS encoding PQQ-binding-like beta-propeller repeat protein produces MTNRPTAMLAALAAALVTSGAFADSGAPDVEWQHHGRDHAFSRYSPLADIDGENFSRLEVAWRWKSADHRVREVPGAFAGSALMVGGRVYMMTTLWQLAALDAATGEERWVFDSEAYKAPRAAYSGPRGIEYWTDGEEERILFATSGKLLISIDLATGQPDPDFGEEGFVHMALDDLGRPGIRLRDISAGSPGIVVGDTYIVGSRIFDVPSKKTGIPPGHVRAYDVRTGEQKWRFHTIPQEGDDFTETWENDSWKWMGNTNVWAPLAADEELGYVYFATSTPSSDYYGGDRHGDNVYGESLVCADAETGERVWHFQTVHHGIWDYDNASAPNLVDVVVEGRLRKAVAMASKTAFLYVFDRVTGEPLWPIEERPVPPSTVPGEMLSPTQPFPTKPPAFDLQGLTVDDLVDFTPELRQEALEVLESFVTGPIFTPSIVAGEGGKLGTIVSPGPGGGANHPGASFDPLTGIVYVQSTTQLGAWGLAKPDPARSEFRYVKQSTGGAGGLKIPQGLPLTKPPYRRITAIDLKTGEHAWQVPLGEGPTDHPAIRHLDLGPLGSRPSSGTREGGLLVTRTLLITHSPKRESWDAPTATASYLTAYDKATGKVLAQVETDTALHGVPITYRHEGRQYIVVPAGGRPGGRAVGRNANVQAATAELVAFALPRED; encoded by the coding sequence GTGACGAACCGCCCAACCGCCATGCTGGCGGCACTGGCGGCCGCGCTGGTGACGTCCGGCGCCTTCGCCGACTCCGGCGCTCCCGACGTCGAGTGGCAGCATCACGGCCGCGACCACGCCTTCAGCCGCTACTCGCCGCTAGCGGACATCGACGGCGAGAACTTCTCCCGGCTCGAGGTCGCCTGGCGCTGGAAGTCCGCCGACCACCGCGTGAGGGAGGTACCCGGCGCCTTCGCCGGCTCCGCGCTCATGGTCGGCGGCCGGGTCTACATGATGACCACGCTGTGGCAGCTCGCGGCGCTCGATGCGGCCACCGGCGAAGAGCGCTGGGTGTTCGACTCCGAAGCGTACAAGGCGCCGAGGGCCGCGTACTCGGGTCCCCGGGGAATCGAGTACTGGACCGACGGCGAGGAGGAGCGCATCCTGTTCGCCACCTCCGGAAAGCTGCTGATCTCGATCGACCTTGCGACCGGGCAACCCGATCCCGACTTCGGCGAGGAGGGCTTCGTCCACATGGCGCTCGACGACCTCGGCCGCCCCGGGATCCGGCTGCGCGACATCAGCGCCGGCTCGCCCGGGATCGTCGTCGGCGACACGTACATCGTCGGCTCGCGGATCTTCGACGTGCCGTCGAAGAAGACGGGCATCCCGCCGGGCCACGTACGCGCGTACGACGTGCGCACCGGCGAGCAGAAGTGGCGCTTCCACACGATCCCGCAGGAAGGCGACGACTTCACTGAGACCTGGGAGAACGACTCCTGGAAGTGGATGGGCAACACGAACGTTTGGGCGCCGCTCGCCGCCGACGAGGAGCTCGGCTACGTCTACTTCGCCACGTCGACACCGTCGAGCGACTACTACGGCGGCGACCGCCACGGCGACAACGTGTACGGCGAGAGTCTGGTATGCGCCGACGCGGAGACCGGCGAGCGCGTCTGGCACTTCCAGACCGTGCATCACGGCATCTGGGACTACGACAACGCCTCGGCCCCGAACCTGGTCGACGTGGTCGTCGAAGGCCGGCTGCGCAAGGCCGTTGCCATGGCGTCGAAGACCGCCTTCCTCTACGTCTTCGATCGGGTCACCGGCGAGCCTCTGTGGCCGATCGAGGAGCGGCCGGTTCCCCCGTCCACGGTGCCCGGCGAGATGCTCTCGCCGACCCAACCGTTTCCGACCAAACCGCCGGCGTTCGATCTCCAGGGCCTGACCGTCGACGATCTGGTCGACTTCACGCCGGAGCTGCGTCAGGAGGCGCTCGAGGTCCTCGAGTCGTTCGTCACCGGGCCGATCTTCACACCCTCCATCGTCGCCGGCGAGGGAGGCAAGCTCGGCACGATCGTCTCGCCCGGCCCAGGCGGCGGGGCCAATCATCCTGGCGCCTCGTTCGATCCTCTGACCGGGATCGTCTACGTCCAGTCGACGACCCAGCTCGGCGCCTGGGGCTTGGCGAAGCCGGACCCCGCCCGCAGCGAGTTCCGCTACGTGAAGCAATCGACGGGAGGAGCGGGAGGACTCAAGATCCCCCAGGGGCTGCCCCTGACGAAACCGCCCTACCGGCGCATCACGGCAATCGATCTGAAGACCGGCGAGCACGCCTGGCAGGTGCCGCTGGGAGAAGGCCCGACGGATCACCCCGCGATCCGCCATCTCGACCTCGGCCCCCTGGGCAGCCGCCCTTCGAGCGGCACCCGCGAAGGCGGGCTGCTCGTCACCAGGACGCTCCTCATTACCCACTCGCCCAAGCGGGAGAGCTGGGACGCCCCGACGGCGACCGCCAGTTACCTCACCGCCTACGACAAGGCCACCGGCAAGGTGCTGGCGCAGGTCGAGACCGACACGGCGCTGCACGGCGTGCCGATCACCTACCGGCACGAGGGCCGCCAGTACATCGTGGTGCCGGCAGGCGGCAGGCCGGGCGGCAGGGCCGTGGGCCGTAACGCGAACGTCCAGGCGGCGACGGCGGAGCTGGTGGCCTTCGCCCTGCCGCGGGAGGACTGA
- a CDS encoding sulfatase-like hydrolase/transferase has translation MIRNVARSFSHRPGALVLGLAACGCAAPSGEEAGPAPTPPRPNIILMMSDDQGWGDVEYSQQLAPGDVFPGHSEVKTPELRAMAAAGLQFHRMYSHGSNCSPTRSSFVTGRSPRRNHVDMAYNDGLRNLELTIAELAQTQGYMTGHFGKWHIGNLNRTPEPDADDLARCGGRCFGRSGGDFYSAPWHHGYERTWASPQALPTFEPMRIDPAGPLPSEGNHIGAHYWTGHEQHIDIDSPTLAGDASAILVRETMRFIDDAVAAERPFFAVVWFHPPHSPHRLDQATLDEFYSSEEQAEMNDYEKAYYSGITAMDREIGRLRAHLRTLGIEDDTLVAFTSDNGLSGSVRLDDRDEAKAGLRGFKGSIWEGGVRVPGIVEWPGRIAPGETSTPMITSDYLPTLLDIWEVDLPDARPLDGESMSEVLFGDRSAPRLGRLRFDDCDDPVPERAAGEPEDCDSAGRGRGGRGLMRLGGGRSILDDRYKLISVTSGREWELFDLLEDPREQTPVATSADVDSKPPEIQAIFTSLLDEITTWYEVDTAASREGADYDTRIAAADGVDLLGDVGDETVPGDLSAARRTSADRPELVVERQFATLGEDLAVESGGAPAAYDGGNPPPGATVPAGTVVHSYLLHFAPTATTELNGVEIAFDDPILGVAASSASLAASDYLAFANPEFSASAERGALVGETDVDGWEILAGGTTIRIDLAAGASGVDQLRILTEAALQRAQ, from the coding sequence ATGATCAGGAACGTCGCACGCTCCTTCTCCCACCGGCCGGGCGCGCTCGTCCTCGGCCTCGCAGCCTGCGGTTGCGCCGCTCCCTCGGGCGAGGAGGCAGGACCGGCGCCGACTCCGCCGCGGCCGAACATCATTCTCATGATGAGCGACGACCAGGGCTGGGGCGACGTCGAGTACTCCCAGCAGCTCGCCCCCGGCGACGTCTTTCCGGGCCACAGCGAGGTCAAGACGCCCGAGCTGCGCGCGATGGCGGCGGCCGGCCTCCAGTTTCACCGCATGTACTCGCACGGTTCGAACTGCAGTCCGACCCGGTCGTCCTTCGTCACCGGCCGCTCGCCGCGGCGCAACCACGTCGACATGGCCTACAACGACGGTCTCCGCAACCTGGAACTGACGATCGCCGAACTGGCCCAGACCCAGGGCTACATGACCGGACACTTCGGCAAGTGGCACATCGGCAACCTGAACCGGACGCCGGAACCCGACGCAGACGACCTCGCGCGATGCGGCGGCAGATGCTTCGGCCGGTCCGGCGGCGACTTCTATTCCGCGCCGTGGCACCACGGCTACGAGCGCACCTGGGCGTCTCCGCAGGCGCTGCCGACCTTCGAGCCGATGCGCATCGACCCCGCGGGTCCGCTCCCGAGCGAAGGCAACCACATCGGGGCGCACTACTGGACGGGCCACGAGCAGCACATCGACATCGACTCCCCCACGCTGGCCGGCGACGCCTCCGCGATCCTGGTCCGGGAAACGATGCGGTTCATCGACGATGCCGTTGCCGCCGAGCGCCCCTTCTTCGCCGTCGTCTGGTTCCATCCGCCGCACAGCCCCCATCGCCTCGACCAGGCGACTCTCGACGAGTTCTACTCGTCCGAAGAGCAGGCGGAGATGAACGACTACGAGAAGGCCTACTACTCCGGCATCACGGCGATGGACAGGGAGATCGGCCGTCTGCGCGCCCACTTGCGAACGCTCGGCATCGAAGACGACACGCTGGTGGCCTTCACCTCCGACAACGGGCTTTCGGGGTCCGTGAGACTCGACGACCGGGACGAAGCGAAGGCCGGCCTGCGAGGATTCAAGGGCTCCATCTGGGAGGGCGGGGTCCGCGTACCGGGCATCGTCGAGTGGCCGGGACGGATCGCTCCCGGGGAGACCTCCACCCCGATGATCACGAGCGACTACCTGCCGACGCTCCTGGACATCTGGGAAGTCGACCTGCCCGACGCACGGCCGCTCGACGGCGAGTCGATGTCCGAAGTCCTCTTCGGCGATCGCTCGGCGCCGCGCCTGGGCCGCCTCCGGTTCGACGACTGCGACGACCCCGTTCCTGAACGCGCCGCCGGCGAGCCCGAGGACTGCGACAGCGCCGGCCGGGGCCGCGGTGGCCGGGGCCTGATGAGGCTGGGCGGCGGGCGCTCCATCCTCGACGACCGCTACAAGCTGATCTCGGTGACCAGCGGCCGGGAATGGGAGCTCTTCGACCTGCTCGAAGACCCACGCGAACAGACCCCGGTCGCCACCAGCGCCGACGTCGACTCGAAGCCGCCGGAGATCCAGGCCATCTTCACCTCGCTTCTCGACGAGATCACGACCTGGTACGAGGTGGACACGGCGGCCAGCCGCGAGGGCGCCGACTACGACACCCGCATCGCAGCGGCCGACGGCGTCGACCTTCTCGGCGACGTCGGCGACGAGACCGTTCCCGGCGACCTCTCGGCCGCTCGTCGGACCTCAGCAGATCGTCCCGAACTGGTCGTCGAGCGCCAGTTCGCCACCCTCGGCGAGGACCTGGCGGTCGAGAGCGGCGGGGCCCCCGCCGCCTACGACGGCGGCAACCCGCCGCCCGGCGCGACCGTACCCGCGGGCACCGTCGTCCACAGCTACCTGCTTCACTTCGCCCCCACCGCGACCACCGAACTGAATGGCGTCGAGATCGCGTTCGACGATCCCATCCTGGGGGTCGCCGCAAGCTCGGCGAGCCTCGCGGCCAGCGACTACCTCGCCTTCGCCAACCCCGAGTTCAGCGCCTCGGCCGAGCGCGGTGCCCTAGTCGGCGAGACGGACGTCGACGGCTGGGAGATCCTCGCCGGCGGAACGACGATCCGCATCGACCTGGCCGCGGGCGCCAGCGGCGTCGACCAGTTGCGAATCCTCACCGAAGCGGCCTTGCAGCGAGCGCAGTGA
- a CDS encoding PQQ-binding-like beta-propeller repeat protein, with product MNRNVRRRRTIWRPCLALALLAAASMATGALAESGEENAEWRHHGRDHAFTRYSPLDQIDAANFEQLEVAWRWKSADHDLREEPGTFRGSALMVDGRVYMATSLWQIVALDAATGEELWLYDPKSYEFPQAYGATPRGLEYWTDGEAERIIFITSGKQLISLDLATGRPDPAFGEDGIVDLSDDRLGREEVFQRDISAGSPGIVIRDTFVVGSRIADAPATKQGLPPGHVRAYDVRTGEPKWRFHTIPREGEEFTETWHNDSWKWVGGANVWGAMAGDEELGYVYIPTTTPTGNLWGGHRPGANVYAESLLCLDAETGERVWHFQAVHHGIWDWDIASAPVLADVVIDGRLRKIVAQVSKTAFTYVFDRVTGEPIWPIEERPVPQTTVPGEWTAPTQPFPTRPAAFDLQGVTIDDLIDFTPELREEALEIADEFLLGPMFTPPIVAGEGGKTATLAVPGMAGGANHPGASLDPLTGVLYVQSRTQPTGVAVAPPDPARSEWRWVSRGGRVGSPQGLPLLKPPYQRITAIDLNTGEHAWMVPFGEGPTDHPAISHLDLGPLGSRPSSGNREGGLLITRTLLITYVPNWPSWDARAARGSFLQAYDKATGELLAEVETEATLHGVPMTYLHQGRQYIVVPAGGKVTSRTARSGPETAQLVAFALPTAQAAENDIPRMPGGEPDLSGTYTVNTLTPFERHPRYGDDPYMSADDAKRIEESAAARAAQQGLPSDPDRPPPPDGGYAGGRVTGANALSLLDMGTIVFTVDGRHRNSVLTDPPNGRMPAVTEAGRKRRPAFTIADRMGPPNPDGAWWLRADEVTGIRGRVIPATNGEHRIFDDPELIGLWERCIYSDRATIPTLRRGYGAYYRITQTATHVVILAELMHEARIVRLGSEHPPKDVLSYAGESIGRWEGDTLVVDTMNFRRRGVARGANERRQNARSPVGVAHEGLRIVERLTPQEDGSLFYEFSVDDPDYEATWSGSFPWLRTDERIYEYACHEGNYSMGMTMRGARQLEKEWAERR from the coding sequence GTGAACAGGAACGTCCGCCGGCGCCGCACGATCTGGCGGCCTTGCCTTGCGCTGGCGCTGCTGGCAGCCGCGTCGATGGCAACCGGCGCCCTCGCCGAGTCCGGCGAGGAGAACGCCGAGTGGCGGCACCATGGCCGCGACCACGCCTTCACCCGCTACTCGCCACTCGACCAGATCGATGCCGCGAACTTCGAGCAACTCGAGGTCGCGTGGCGCTGGAAGTCGGCCGATCACGACCTGCGGGAGGAGCCGGGGACCTTCCGGGGCTCGGCGCTGATGGTCGACGGCCGGGTCTACATGGCGACCAGCCTCTGGCAGATCGTCGCCCTCGACGCCGCGACCGGTGAGGAACTCTGGCTCTACGACCCGAAGAGCTACGAGTTCCCGCAAGCCTACGGCGCCACTCCCCGAGGCCTCGAGTACTGGACCGACGGCGAGGCCGAGCGCATCATCTTCATCACCAGCGGCAAGCAACTGATCTCGCTGGACCTCGCGACGGGACGCCCCGACCCCGCCTTCGGAGAAGACGGCATCGTCGATCTGTCGGATGACCGACTGGGCCGCGAGGAGGTCTTCCAGCGCGACATCAGCGCCGGCTCGCCCGGGATCGTGATTCGCGACACGTTCGTGGTGGGCTCGCGAATCGCCGACGCGCCCGCGACGAAGCAGGGTCTCCCGCCGGGCCACGTGCGTGCCTACGACGTCCGTACCGGTGAGCCGAAGTGGCGGTTTCACACGATTCCCCGGGAGGGCGAGGAGTTCACCGAGACGTGGCACAACGACTCCTGGAAGTGGGTCGGCGGCGCCAACGTCTGGGGAGCGATGGCCGGCGACGAGGAGCTCGGCTACGTCTACATCCCCACCACGACGCCGACCGGCAATCTCTGGGGCGGCCACCGGCCCGGCGCGAACGTCTACGCCGAGAGCCTGCTCTGCCTCGACGCCGAAACCGGCGAGCGCGTCTGGCACTTCCAGGCCGTTCATCACGGCATCTGGGACTGGGACATCGCCTCCGCCCCCGTTCTCGCCGACGTCGTGATCGACGGCCGCTTGCGGAAGATCGTCGCCCAGGTGTCCAAGACGGCGTTTACCTACGTCTTCGACCGGGTCACGGGCGAGCCGATCTGGCCGATCGAGGAGCGCCCGGTGCCGCAAACCACGGTGCCCGGGGAGTGGACGGCACCGACCCAGCCCTTTCCGACCAGGCCGGCGGCCTTCGATCTCCAGGGCGTGACGATCGACGATCTGATCGACTTCACGCCGGAACTGCGGGAGGAGGCGCTCGAGATCGCCGACGAGTTCCTCCTGGGACCGATGTTCACGCCCCCGATCGTCGCGGGCGAGGGAGGCAAGACGGCGACGCTCGCGGTGCCAGGGATGGCGGGCGGAGCGAACCATCCCGGCGCCTCGCTCGATCCCTTGACCGGCGTCCTCTACGTTCAGTCGCGAACGCAGCCGACCGGGGTGGCGGTCGCGCCACCGGACCCCGCGCGCAGCGAGTGGAGGTGGGTCAGCCGTGGCGGTCGCGTCGGAAGCCCGCAGGGACTGCCGCTCCTCAAGCCTCCGTACCAGCGGATCACGGCCATCGACCTGAACACCGGCGAGCACGCCTGGATGGTGCCGTTCGGCGAGGGACCGACCGACCACCCCGCGATCAGCCATCTCGATCTCGGCCCTCTCGGCAGCCGCCCATCGAGCGGCAACCGCGAGGGCGGGCTCCTCATCACCAGGACCCTGCTGATCACCTACGTGCCGAACTGGCCGAGCTGGGACGCTCGCGCCGCCAGGGGCAGCTTCCTCCAGGCCTACGACAAGGCAACCGGCGAGCTCCTCGCGGAGGTGGAGACCGAGGCCACCCTGCACGGAGTGCCGATGACCTACCTGCACCAGGGCCGCCAGTACATCGTCGTGCCCGCCGGCGGCAAGGTGACTTCGAGAACCGCGCGCAGCGGCCCGGAAACGGCTCAGCTCGTTGCCTTCGCCCTGCCGACCGCGCAGGCCGCGGAGAACGACATTCCGCGGATGCCGGGCGGCGAGCCCGATCTCTCAGGCACCTACACCGTCAACACGCTGACGCCCTTCGAGCGCCATCCGAGATACGGCGACGACCCCTACATGAGCGCCGATGACGCCAAGAGGATCGAGGAGTCCGCAGCCGCGAGGGCCGCCCAGCAAGGCCTCCCAAGTGACCCCGATCGTCCTCCGCCGCCGGATGGCGGCTACGCCGGCGGCCGGGTCACCGGCGCCAACGCCCTCTCACTTCTCGACATGGGCACGATCGTCTTCACGGTCGACGGCAGGCACCGGAACTCCGTCCTCACCGACCCACCGAACGGCCGCATGCCGGCCGTGACCGAGGCGGGAAGGAAGCGGCGGCCGGCATTCACAATCGCCGATCGCATGGGACCCCCGAATCCCGACGGCGCCTGGTGGCTGCGGGCGGACGAAGTCACCGGCATACGAGGCCGCGTCATCCCGGCGACGAACGGGGAACACCGGATCTTCGACGATCCGGAGCTGATCGGCCTCTGGGAGCGCTGCATCTACTCCGATCGGGCGACGATCCCGACCCTGCGAAGGGGCTACGGCGCCTACTACCGCATCACCCAGACCGCAACCCACGTCGTGATCCTGGCGGAACTGATGCACGAGGCACGCATCGTCCGCCTCGGCTCGGAGCACCCGCCGAAAGACGTGCTCTCCTACGCCGGCGAATCGATCGGCCGGTGGGAGGGCGACACCCTGGTCGTCGACACGATGAACTTCCGCCGGCGAGGCGTGGCAAGGGGCGCGAACGAGCGACGCCAGAACGCCCGAAGTCCCGTCGGCGTGGCGCACGAGGGGCTGCGCATCGTCGAGCGCCTCACGCCGCAGGAGGACGGCAGCCTGTTCTACGAGTTCAGCGTCGACGATCCCGACTACGAGGCGACCTGGAGCGGTTCGTTCCCGTGGCTGCGCACCGACGAGCGCATCTACGAGTACGCCTGCCACGAAGGCAACTACTCGATGGGGATGACGATGCGCGGGGCGCGGCAGTTGGAGAAGGAGTGGGCGGAAAGGCGGTAG
- a CDS encoding DUF1552 domain-containing protein, translating to MNQPLDRRTFLRTSGVALALPLLEAMSPALARAAKPLPRRMVTVCNALGLHPPSLFPATPGREYETTEYLELLRDHRRDYTLFSGLSHHDQNGRQAHSSEVSWLTAARHPELAGFRNTISVDQYAAGELGYTTRFPSLVLGTDTTVQRSAKGTQSQSFTRRGVMVPSETSPANLFARMFLAGDTDEVERQKRDLGDGRSILDGLNSQRKMLDRRASEVDRGRLDSYFEAVRAAEKGITEARAWLDRPKPRVDREPPVDVRERRDLIGRVQLLVDLIPLILQTDSTRVVAVMIQELREVPKIPGVSGTHHNLSHHGQDPDKIVQLRKVETEIVKCFGSLLEQLKGCGEGDGTLLDQTAVLFGSNLGNGNSHDTRNLPIFLAGGDFDHGRYVAYDKDDNAPLSNLYVTMLQHMELEAASFGQSTGSLSW from the coding sequence ATGAACCAACCCCTCGACCGACGCACGTTCCTCAGGACATCCGGGGTCGCCCTGGCGCTGCCCCTCCTCGAAGCGATGAGCCCGGCACTGGCCCGGGCGGCGAAGCCTCTGCCCCGGCGGATGGTGACCGTCTGCAACGCACTCGGCCTGCACCCGCCGTCGCTCTTTCCCGCCACTCCGGGCCGGGAGTACGAAACGACCGAGTACCTGGAGCTGCTCCGGGACCACCGGCGCGACTACACCCTGTTCTCGGGACTCTCGCACCACGACCAGAACGGCCGCCAGGCCCATAGCAGCGAGGTCTCCTGGCTGACGGCCGCCCGCCACCCGGAGCTCGCCGGCTTCCGCAACACGATTTCCGTCGATCAGTATGCGGCCGGGGAGTTGGGCTACACGACCCGCTTTCCCTCACTCGTGCTGGGCACCGACACCACGGTGCAGAGGAGCGCCAAGGGGACCCAGAGCCAGTCGTTCACGAGACGGGGCGTCATGGTGCCTTCAGAGACGAGTCCCGCCAATCTCTTCGCCCGGATGTTCCTGGCGGGGGATACCGACGAAGTCGAGCGGCAGAAGCGGGATCTCGGCGACGGACGCAGCATCCTCGACGGCCTGAACTCGCAGAGAAAGATGCTCGACCGGCGCGCCAGCGAGGTCGACCGGGGTCGTCTGGACTCGTACTTCGAGGCCGTGCGCGCGGCCGAGAAGGGCATCACCGAGGCCCGGGCCTGGCTCGACCGGCCCAAGCCGCGGGTGGACCGCGAGCCCCCCGTCGACGTCCGGGAACGCCGCGACCTCATTGGCCGCGTCCAGTTGCTGGTGGATCTCATCCCGCTGATCCTGCAGACCGACTCGACCCGCGTCGTCGCCGTGATGATCCAGGAGCTCCGGGAAGTGCCGAAGATCCCGGGGGTTTCGGGCACGCACCACAACCTCTCGCACCACGGCCAGGACCCGGACAAGATCGTGCAACTGAGGAAGGTCGAGACGGAGATCGTGAAGTGCTTCGGCAGCCTGCTCGAGCAGCTCAAGGGATGCGGCGAAGGAGACGGGACGCTGCTCGATCAGACCGCGGTCCTCTTCGGCAGCAACCTGGGCAACGGGAACTCCCACGACACCCGGAACCTGCCGATCTTCCTCGCTGGCGGGGACTTCGACCACGGTCGCTACGTCGCCTATGACAAGGACGACAATGCGCCGCTGTCCAATCTCTACGTCACGATGCTGCAGCACATGGAGCTGGAGGCCGCGTCGTTCGGCCAGAGTACGGGTTCCTTGAGCTGGTAG